In one Carettochelys insculpta isolate YL-2023 chromosome 6, ASM3395843v1, whole genome shotgun sequence genomic region, the following are encoded:
- the BDNF gene encoding neurotrophic factor BDNF precursor form → MTILFLTMVISYFSCMKAAPMKEASVKGQGSMAYPGLRTHGTLESLSGPNTGSRGLTSLANTFEHVIEDLLDEEQDVQPSEENKDADLYTSRVMLSSQVPLEPPLLFLLEEYKNYLDAANMSMRVRRHSDPARRGELSVCDSTSEWVTAAEKKTAVDMSGATVTVLEKVPVPKGQLKQYFYETKCNSKGYTKEGCRGIDKRHWNSQCRTTQSYVRAFTMDNRKRAGWRFIRIDTSCVCTLTIKRGR, encoded by the coding sequence ATGACCATCCTTTTCCTTACTATGGTTATTTCATACTTCAGTTGCATGAAAGCTGCCCCTATGAAAGAAGCAAGTGTCAAAGGACAAGGCAGCATGGCTTACCCAGGTCTTCGGACCCATGGGACTCTGGAGAGCCTAAGTGGGCCCAACACTGGTTCAAGAGGATTGACATCATTGGCAAACACTTTTGAACATGTCATAGAGGACCTTCTAGATGAGGAACAGGATGTCCAGCCCAGTGAGGAAAACAAGGATGCAGATTTGTACACATCTCGGGTTATGCTAAGCAGTCAAGTGCCTTTGGAGCCCCCATTGCTTTTTCTCCTTGAGGAGTACAAAAATTACTTGGATGCTGCAAATATGTCCATGAGGGTCCGGCGTCACTCTGACCCTGCTCGCCGTGGAGAGCTGAGCGTGTGTGACAGTACTAGTGAGTGGGTAACAGCAGCAGAAAAAAAGACTGCAGTGGACATGTCTGGTGCAACGGTTACAGTCCTGGAAAAAGTCCCAGTACCCAAAGGCCAACTGAAGCAATACTTCTATGAGACCAAATGCAATTCCAAAGGTTACACGAAAGAGGGCTGCAGGGGCATAGACAAGAGGCACTGGAATTCCCAGTGCCGAACTACCCAGTCTTACGTGCGAGCTTTCACGATGGATAACAGAAAGAGAGCTGGCTGGAGGTTTATAAGAATAGACACTTCCTGTGTATGTACACTGACCATTAAAAGGGGAAGATAG